The genomic region CTTGAGCTTGTACGTACCGAAGCCGAGGGAGCGGCCCAGCAGCTGGTTGCCGAAGCAGATGCCGAAGAGCGGCGTCTTCCGCTCCAGGACGGTCTTGATGACGGTCAGGTCGGCGGTGGCGGGGTCGCCGGGGCCGTTGGAGAGGAACACTCCGTCGGGGGCGATCGCGTACACGTCCTCGGCGGTGGCGGTCGCGGGCAGGACGTGCACCTCGATGCCGCGCTCGGCCATCCGGTGCGGGGTCATGCCCTTGATGCCGAGGTCGATGGCGGCGACGGTGAACTTCTTCTCGCCGATCGCCGGGACCACGTACGTCTCGGAGGTGGCGACCTGGGCGGAGAGGTCGGCGCCGTCCATCTCGGGCGCCTGCCGCACCTTGGCGAGCAGTACGCCTTCGTCGGCGAGGGCGTTGCCGGAGAAGATGCCGACGCGCATCGCACCGCGCTCGCGCAGGTGGCGGGTGAGTGCGCGGGTGTCGATGCCGCTGATGCCGACGACGCCCTGCTTCACCAGTTCCTCGTCGAGGGAGCGCCGCGCACGCCAGTTCGACGGGATGCGTGCGGGGTCGCGTACGACGTAGCCCGCCACCCAGATCTTCGCGGACTCGTCGTCCTCGTCGTTGACGCCGGTGTTGCCCACGTGCGGGGCGGTCATCACGACGACCTGGCGGTGGTACGACGGGTCGGTGAGGGTTTCCTGGTAGCCGGTCATGCCGGTGTTGAACACCGCTTCGCCGAA from Streptomyces sp. NBC_01267 harbors:
- the carA gene encoding glutamine-hydrolyzing carbamoyl-phosphate synthase small subunit, with protein sequence MTLSSPGNAEKRKVASPAVLVLEDGRSFRGRAYGAVGETFGEAVFNTGMTGYQETLTDPSYHRQVVVMTAPHVGNTGVNDEDDESAKIWVAGYVVRDPARIPSNWRARRSLDEELVKQGVVGISGIDTRALTRHLRERGAMRVGIFSGNALADEGVLLAKVRQAPEMDGADLSAQVATSETYVVPAIGEKKFTVAAIDLGIKGMTPHRMAERGIEVHVLPATATAEDVYAIAPDGVFLSNGPGDPATADLTVIKTVLERKTPLFGICFGNQLLGRSLGFGTYKLKYGHRGINQPVQDRTTGKVEVTAHNHGFAVDAPLDEVTQTPYGRAEVSHVCLNDNVVEGLQLLDQPAFSVQYHPEAAAGPHDAAYLFDRFVELMRDNNQHSTELMEGQRA